One Megalopta genalis isolate 19385.01 chromosome 5, iyMegGena1_principal, whole genome shotgun sequence DNA window includes the following coding sequences:
- the LOC117227371 gene encoding cytochrome b5, with translation MVESTRYHLNDVARRNGKDGADTWIVVHDMVYDVTKYKKEHPGGFELIDEYAGQDATSGFEDFGHSSEAKSMLKDFLVGELVDEDKRANRKNKNANTNNTKTKGRSLLRRLCGSCGS, from the exons ATGGTTGAATCGACGCGGTATCATTTGAACGACGTTGCCCGAAGAAACGGCAAAGACGGTGCGGACACATGGATCGTGGTCCACGATATGGTGTACGATGTCACGAAGTACAAGAAAGAG CATCCCGGCGGTTTCGAATTGATCGACGAGTACGCGGGCCAAGACGCGACATCGGGCTTCGAGGATTTTGGTCATTCTTCGGAGGCGAAAAGCATGCTGAAGGACTTCCTCGTCGGAGAACTGGTGGAC GAGGACAAAAGGGCgaacagaaagaacaaaaaCGCGAATACCAATAACACCAAGACTAAAGGAAGAAG CCTTTTACGAAGACTATGCGGAAGCTGTGGATCGTGA